The DNA segment AATAGTTTATAGAGTTGAGGTAATAAACTTATTGGGCGGTAGTTATTTAAATTCGCCTTGTTACCGTTTTAGAATAACAAGATGACCTTGGAAGATTCCCACTCTTTCGAGATCTTACCTTCCTCTAGACATTTGTTGAGTATCCTGTTTAAGAAGTGGATAACGACGTCCCCACCCTCTTTGAccattttgataattatacCGTCTTCTTGGTAtggtttattataaagtttaatattatgatgttactgatttttttttctgttgaatatattttaacattatgttgtttgtaatttatatgtaagAAGGTGGGATCTTTATTGGGTTCAGCTGAAAAGCAGCGCTGCAGTTCACGCTGTAGCATAAATCAGAATTCATTTTGGTTTTTGTTTCCTTTTTCtaatttagttttctatttttgttatttgaattattattttttgaaatcttactaaaaccaaataattttcttttttcctaatataaaaatctttctataaaaatacatcacccaaataagataaaacaataattatctgcgttgtttaaatattagttaaaattatatatgtgcATATTTTGTCGTAGTTTACCAAATTGTAAGGGGATATTGCAAGGTTATGGCATGACTGAAACGACTTTAACAGTCATAAAAGACTTGGATGGTTCGAATTGCTCACAAAAAACAGGCGGCTGTGGTTATCCATTACCAGGAATAAGAGTGAAGGTAGAAtcacataaatattactttcttttcttttaagtataattaaactTTTCGATTATTTTAACGCTGTGCAatacgtgaataaaaaaaatggtcaaTTTTAGGTAGTTGATGTAGAATCTAGAAAAAAACTTGGTATCAATCAAAATGGCGAAATATGTTTAAAAGGTCCCTCGAATATGAAAGGTTATCTAGGCAACGAGGCTGCAACTAGAGAAGCCATAGATGACGAGGGATATGTTAAAACTGGAGACATCGGATATTATGACGAAGACGGATACTTTTTCATAGTCGACAGATTGAAAGAGATCATCAAATATAAAGGGCACCaggtaacaaattttattacttaaaaaaggagccgatagttataaataaaacattatattcgtatgaatttaaatttaatatttgttaagtaaatatttattgttgttattatttttaccactatctaactaatattaaacGTATAGTTGCCTATCAAAATATCAAATGTGAAGCTTTGTGAAGGCGTTTgcatgtttaaatgtttgttagaagtcatTAATAAACCGGGAAATTAATTGAATTCAAATTAAGTGCACAGATAGACTAACTCATaatttataggctacttttattaaataaaagtatacaataaaactatttgttgaaaaataatatttttattcaaaagccAGACACCGTATGTAGAGACAAgcgaataatattattcattttgaatcagtggattatatttttttatgcacatAACAGAAACGTCAACCGAGAAACTAATTACCAACTAATTTCTCATCCGATTTAGTCATGATTTATGAAGCACTTAATtagataacatttaatttactaGTAGTGAGAAAAAGATATCGTGattcattaattatatcgaGTTAAGATAGAAATAAagcaaagcggcgatagccaagttgggtgtggaacggactgccgagacgaatgtccgcaggttcaaatcccaagggcacacacttctgacttttctaaacaatcatgtgtgtattctttgtgaatttatcgttcgctttaacggtgaaggaaaacatcgtgaggaaatctgcacatctgagaagttttctataggaatttcgaaggtgtgtgaagtctaccaaaccgcactaggccagcgtggtggactaaggcctaatccctctcagtagtagagtaggcccgtgctcagcagtgggcaagtatataatacagggctgatattattattatattattaagatagaTATAGGTTGGAAATTAGATTCTATAAATAGACTATGATACTATATGTTGTTGTTgatgtcttatttaaaattttatgtccgTCAATACTAAGTTCTATCATGGTATTTTATACAACTGATTGGAACGATTACGATACATTAATACAAAGTAACGCcaaaaatttgttttcttaGATAGTACCTACATAgcatctattataattaatcgatTTACAAAATGTTAACGATTGTATATACACGGATATATACCCAGAAAATATTTTCCGTAATTTAATTAAGGGCAtatagaaaatgtaataatttttcattttgattgatttgattgatcctcttttaattatttttatctatattgatTTCTCCTGACGTATATTAAACAGGGCTCTAGGGTATTAATGAGAATATTGCTATTTCACGCCCAAACGTACAAACAGAATTTAGTGTTGAGTGTGTGATGTATCCTCAtgataacaattaacaatttgtCGCTTCTTTGGTTCAGTGGTAGGATTATGGACTGGGTGGTCCTAGTTTTATTGTTGAGGAGTTTTTCTAACACGCATTGCCTGGGATCCTCTAGAAGGGATAGACGCTGCACATTTGATCGTAAAACCTAGTAAAAAATCAGTTAAATCGAAATGCCTACCTATACCTACCTATAGATTCCATAAGAAAGtcaaaaataacacaatttcGTTTATTGGTATATCAAAGCCGATGGGACAACCAGCAATTAAGATTGCCTATCAACATAAAAGAGTGGAGGTCAGTTGCTTGCTAGAATTGTTCAGTTAGTTCAATTGCTGGCGGTAAGATCCCGGaaagtgaccaccgtacacaaagaaTAAAACCCGTCATGGTGGCCCACATAATATGTCACGTTCCGGggtcagactgtgtatatccgcttccaaACAGGTTGGCATAAAAATGTTGAccggcgaggggtaatcatctttcctCAGTCGACACTACCTGGACCCAAGCACGCAAAAAGTACCacaattaattattgataaaaaaattattaatatattcacgggagtatttttaaataaaggtaGCGCCAGCGATAGTGGAAAATGTGATTCTGGAACATAATGCGGTGGCAGATTGCGGCGTGGTAGGCGCCCCAGACGAGGTAGCTGGTGAACTACCTACTGCCTTTGTGACGCTCAAAACTAACGCACAAGTCACAAAAAACGAACTTTTGGAATTTACTAATCAACGGGTtagtatcattttttttaatttaaaacataaagtaTACGCgctatcaatataataattattacctatCTAACATGGATGTAAGAAATATAGTGCTTATATAACGTTGAAATGCGTATTTCGtagttttttttcattgttaatcTTTCGTAATTCGtataatatgtaacatatatatgagaatagttataataaatgcCCGTGTAATGAcgtaaataagttaataaattatctttatattcAGTACATAAAATTTCACACACAAACGCACGCACgcattttaatttcgttttgttaaCTTTTGAgtgaaattcataaaataatttatatgttttcgaattttataacatacaatCAACCGATAAGTTTCTCAAGTTCCTTTATACATTTTCAGTTATCCCCAATATCAAGATTGCGGGGTGGAATCATTTTCATAGACAAGATCCCAAGAAATGGTTCCGGGAAAATCATGCGTCGGGAGCTGAAGCTTATACTTGgaaaattatgaaaactaaAGTGCAGGAATAAACGAGTgtcaataaataagtttattttaaaagtgcttaagttttacttataaacatgcTTTATTTTGCTTAAAGAATACTCCACTATctatccaaataaataaaatccaccATGATCTATCATCATTGCTTAAAAGCTATCTTTCGGAGTCTTGGAATAACCTTTGGCCTTCCAATAGTCAGATTAAGGGTAAATTTTATCATTCCATTCAATCAAATATTCAAAGAAACCATGGTTTTCCAAGGTGAATTTCTGTAAAATAACTACGACTACATTAATTGCTTAAACTAATATGCGTTTGGGTCACGTTTGTTCCCCTCAACACCTTACTAGGCTCAGCATCGCTCAGTCTGAgtttaaatgatttcttttaaaaaaagtagaagatttattcgaaatttttttattgcaactaaattaacattagttgtactttcttgctaaaaacaatcagcttcgaaactttaatgaaaattatgaaaatattggtgtaaagtgaaaaactaatgttctatgaattatgacttaaattttcttgtttaaatttaaaaacctaaacaggtgacttcgtggttTTAAGGTAGATCAAAAACTTCTCtagactctcaacttacatattcattaaaaaacatagtccttcataGGGGCTATTTTGAccaaaatcagccttaaaagacagcaaggtggaaaattcttaaaatttgccattagattacaattttcttttttgacTTCTCATCACTCCTAAGATTGGTTGTGAACTAAccgaaaatgactgcaagaaagctataagttaaacatCTGGCATCTtgtgtttaagttcaattaattttgcatgattcgttcTCGTGGTTTAGGTTGTAAACGTGGGTCTAACTCTTTTGCCTGCGATTACAATGAGCTGAGAGCATAAGAGACCGAATTATTGCTATCTCTCTCATTTATATGTCTCATAGCGTGGTGATAAATAGCCTGCCtagataaatgggctatccagcacaaataaaataatatttcgaactAGTAGCTCCGGagattcaaacaaacaaactcttttgctttatataatatagagtattaattttttttgtctgtaaatgaaaatatgataTTAGGTACCTACTTTTTTGTCATGCAGATGCTACTCGTAACGGTAATTTTGCGATTTATATATGCATagacaaaacacataaaaatacgaaagtttTATTACTTTCCTGAATACCACTCGTACATGCTGAAATTATCTGCCAAACGCATGATAAATAACTTTCTATTCCTATATAATAAGTACAAATACTATGGAAGTTTATATTGTTTCAATAGAATGACACATACTACACGTACTAGGAATTTCTATGTTGCCTCCTTAATATTACAGGGCACAGAGTATACATGACGGTTGGAGAGTTTGATTCCAGTGAGTAGGTTTTTCTTTCACGATGAACACTTGAGACTCTACCCCGAAACCGCCAAGTCCGTACTCCGTTGTTTATATATAGTTAATTTTAGATTAGCATATTTTCAGCAATAAATTGCACAAGAACTTCTAGATGCGTTTACACTAACGATAACACTTAAATAATTCTGTACACACGCGAACTTCTGCAGAATTTGCAGAAATTAGCTTGTCGTGACtacttacacaatattttattaacataataaacaaagaGTTTTACctcaatttaataagaaatcaaGACAGATTGATGAGTAAGTCTTGGTTTTGTATAAGTACTTAGGTTCATATTATAGGTATGCATAGTCTgtagagataaaaaatattaatttatgatctAGTGTTTGTTTCATTCGTATTATCTTATCTTAATTGGGTAACGATTTGCGCGAGCAAAATTACTTTAGTGATAAGGAAGGTgaatatgataattaaaaaccacttacatttaataagaaaataaaatattaaataataaaatattttgtttgtgtatattatgggtaatataataatatcagccccgaaTTATAtactcctctattactgagagagattaggccttagtccaccacgctggcctaatgcggattggtagacttcacacacctttaaattcctatagaaaacttctcaggtacgcaggtttccttcacaggtaaagcaaacaataattcacaaaagacTAATTAATGTATTGCtatctgtaaaatatatttttaataatctttaataaaCTTCCATACCCAAAtgggaaatataataataataataaagtaaatataaaggatattcaatatatataatatcctttatatttacatattataatttaacaagttCAGTAATGCTGATAAAAGTGAGCTGTTCTAAAACAGACTGAAATTTCAGTTCTCTTAGAGCGAAGCGTAGACTCGGTACATACATTTAAACTTTTTCTCGTTTTAATGTAATAACATGATataaacacaacagtgaattattgaaggccttaattatattattttaataaattctgaaaGCCGTTACTATCAGTATCACAAAATCTCAATgaatagtttcatttttatcattgtttagGAACAAGTATCTTGAGTTGTTCTAACTATATTGATAATATCAAAGTTGAAAACGCATTGCCGagagtttttaaatatattaaacaagcGATAAGAACAGAACTTTTATCAGTTGAGGTCTATTCACTCTTGGCCGACCGTTTTAGTTTATCATTCATATTTCACTCATTCATATTACGTctacagcaaaaaaaaattgcaatttataaacaaaacattcgaCATACTACGTTACTAACATGATTACCCAAGGTATGGTCACGGGAGGCCCTTCATTAAGCATACCTGCTCATTTATCTTTTGGTCAATATGTCATAGACAGATTAAGAAGTTTTTGCGAAACAAACAAAGATTGCTTGGTGAGTACGACAATATTAAATCATATACATATAACCAATTTTTCCTTAAACGTATTTTTTGTGTAGATTCTTAAGCTTTAATAAGTTAAGTATAGTATCAAGTTATCGTTACTTCTACGTACCTAGTACTAACCTAATTCATTTTCGTAAATACATTAACGATACTTTAAATAAGTTCTTAATACAACTTGTTTTCTACCTTATCattaatatgaagtattttcaagtacataggtattataatatgacGTTAACATAGTAAGGCAAGCTAAAAAATTATCTTACATGGTTGACATTTTTTCCTATGCATTGTCTTGAGTAGGTAATATGGCTGagaatttttcaataatttaatacttgGGCATATAattacagggtaattttgacatttcgtGAATAAACGAAGCCATATTCTTGTCTACTTCTTGAATACCGTGCTTTACCTTAAGTTATTCTAAACGTAGacgtagaataaaataaaaaactttaaaaaacattaaggagctatatactggttaccaatatTGGAGTCGGttcctaattaaaattaaacattgttttcgtgtATTTCTTTACATATATATCTAGCTTAGTTAACAGCTAGCAATTATGACCAGAAGTTTAGAGGAAGAAAGATATTTCGATACCACTCATGCAGGTTTACTTTAAAAAGGgcaaatattactatttttagataaattatgAAACTGGAAATAAAGTTACGagtaaagaatttttaaaagatatagtGAGCATTGCAACAGGATTAAGGAAGTTGCAATTGAAAAGAGGAAATACAATAGGCATTTTCAGTGAAAATAGAAATGAATATTTGGCTGTTGTTCTTGGAGCTGTATGCTGTGGTGCCACCGTGACGACGATCAATGCAATTTACAAACCCGGTAAGACTCAAATAGTTTcaggtgtttttattttgtttcatattattaaaatattacgaaataggtcatattaataaagttcggaggttattttataagataacataatataaaattaatcacccacaaaaatatattacacatatttGTGAGCGTGACTGCCGCGCTTTATGACTAGAATACTCAATGTTACAATGGTTATTACATGGATCATTATTatctaacaaatattaaaactaaatttcactgtttaaatataaacttattcaGATTTCAATGGAAATTTactaaattttaatagattGAATCGGCcattacgaaaataataatgattagtaTTCTAACGAACTACAGTTACAAAACATGTCCTTTACCCGTATTTAAGTACCCGTCAACAAGAAAATAAAGTGAATTACTACTAAAATTTGGCTTTATGAATTACAAATTTAGGCAAAAggaaacatataaaatatttaatgaagaaaataaaaatgattaggACGGAATTTATTTCGTACAACGAATGACAAAATAGGACACATTGTCCGAGCaaatatttcgatttattatgatattaataactTTAACATAGATCATAGGATCTATTCTTTAATGGAGAATTTAGATAGCTAAATTTcccattaaagaaaatattcaagGCTATATCAAATACGTCAATAGAGTTTCGCTTCTACGAATGATTACCCACGCCTACTAATTCTTCATGGAAACTTGTAAGATTCGATAAAGAGGTAAGATAAAACGATACATTTTTCTGTTCTTAATTTTTTCAGTCATTGTTATTTCCAAAGTTTGAAATACTTTTGAATGCTAAACATCTAAATCGCATCActggtttaattttgtttccattttaaggcgatacctcaaggtccattttcatacattttgtttcacctttaatctgggtaactaaacaagtattggcaagtaaagaatttaaattcacgtctagttagtgattagttctcgcagttgaagaaaaacgtaaaataattaataatcatggatatttctgcctttaaaatttcgtcatattaaattttaaaggccgaaatatccatgattattaattattttacgtttttctttcaactgcgagaactaatcactaactagacgtgaatttaaattctttacttgccaatacttgtttagttacccagattaaaggtgaaacaaaatgtatgaaaatggaccttgaggtatcgccttaacctggtgtagttacaaatatatatgtttaaatttcTGCACTACTGTCCCATtactatttaatgtttattattttagatgaaCTAAAGCATGCATTAAGCATAGCAAATCCAACTGTGATGTTCTGCTCCCAATCAACcctgaaaaataatttgaggGTTTTAAAGGCAACACCTtccattaaaacaattattcaatTCGACGGGACGCCTACTGAAACAGGAATCATTcggtacaaaaaaattaagatggACGCTAATATTTGGGAGTTCGAACCGGCAGATGTACAAGGATCCTCAGACACTCTATTCTTACAGTACTCTTCCGGGACTACAGGTTTATCCAAGGCTGTCATGCTTACCCACCTCAATGTATTATACGCTGTAGCTTGTTTTGAGTAAGTATTCACATTATCCTACTTATCCTAATTTACTATGAGGTCGGCACAACGCAATTTGTCACGAATATCTCATAAACAATTTAGCTTAACTTTTGCCCCCGGCCGCCTTGCTGACGTCAGCCGAGTTTGAGAatctattttgaataaaattgtgttagaaTAACCCACAAGAAGTgttgtgtttaaatatatttcgagtGTTTAGTCactaacatacaaatatacaaaatactacGAAATTCATCTAATCATTCCTTTGTCTGAAAAGCCACCAAATATAGCTCTCGCAGGATGAATCTACCTTTATTACGCCACCCTGTCAGtaacttttagaaataaaatataaatcctaAAACTTTGCTCAAGTCAGAGCCTCTTGTTTAATGTCATTACAATTTAAGTAAATTGAACGACCAACTAGAAGAAGGGAATaagccaaaatataaaaactaagataattacataaaaaaaaaatgggttaTTTTCCgtgtcttaatttttttcgcATAAGTATTTAAGAAGCATATGTTAAGAATACCTCCGTATACCTGGCGACAATGTCATGAACTAAGATTCATGACATTGTCACCAGGTATACGAGGGTTTCTGAAgcaaaaaaaaggtttttttaataatttgtcttTAGCCcatttaatatacaatatacacaatttaaaaactaGAAATTGTCACAATTAGTAGTACACCTGTAATCACGACGAGTAAATAGCAGATATGACCTTTCTTTTGAATCCTAATGGATTATAAAGTAAGTCACCTCTTTATCACAACACCTCAATGTCAATAATGTATTGTGTGTGCGTACGGAACACTTTCTTCGTTTAATTTGTTAAGATATATCTATACTttttgaatacaattaaattgtgaaataatatttttacttaagaaaaaacataatactCTTATAACGGATGCCTTGAAATtcctttaattattttccaattcAATTGCCATATTTGTTATGGGACTTGTCACTAGAGGGAACTGAGACACGCAATAGGTGAACCTTAGGACTGTACAGGAAGCATGTGAACTATATCATCATCAACATTATTATTAGCGGCAGGATGTTGACTGTAGTActatcctacttatattataaatgcgaaagtttatgaggatagatgtatgtatgtatatttgtccctctttcacgaaaaaactactgaacggatttggatgaaactttacagtaatattggttatacatcagaatcacacaaaggctacaatttataatgattttgtgtaatttggtcataatatacatttcaaGTAGGTCGGAtacaaagccgcaagcaaaatctagtattatatatagatagataaacattttattttgaatatctgAACTATATCCTAATCCTTGTACTCTATAATGTTCTAATTTGATGAGCAATAAAGAGTGATTGACTCTGTCAAAGGCGCTAGTAAGATCTGTGTAAATTGCGTCTACTTCGCGACCTTGTTCAAATTCGTGTGAGAGGTCCGTTACATAAGAAGTTAAATTAGTAGTCGTAGAGTGTCTGGATCGAAATGCATGTTGGTTGGAGGATAAAATTTGATCGAGGTTTTGATATTTTGGGATATACAAGCGATTCAAACAGTTTGGAGAAACAGGAGAGTATTGTAATTGGGCGATAATTTTTTCTTCGTTTTGTCTACCTTTTTTTTGTAAGGGTAAAACTCTCGCTTTCTTCCAGTCGTCTGGAAAAATTCTAGTACTGAGAGATTGGTTAAAAATATGCGTTAAAGGAAGTGTTTATGCTTGTCCTCAGCGCTTTACAAATACGGCAGGTATAGAATCTGGACCAGCACCTTTGTAAGAGcctaattgtttattttttttagttacttcTCTTTCAGATACTTGGATATTGCTGATACTACATATATACCTAtactatattgttattataatatctaaacatatcaattttatttcataaattgttTACTCATCATAAAAGTTAGTCCAGTTTTAAATCACAAAAGTTTCATTGgccatataattattatgatcatGCGTCAACAGATGTCatttcatacaatatttaattttcattgtaaaaatCTGTCATGTAAAGATGCTCTCAATTTATCGAAATGATTTTATTGAATCTTTTTCGCTGCAATAGTTGATGATTCTCATTTTATGCCTTTCAGCTATGGATACATTCGTGAATGTTGTTCAAGAATTTTAATTGCCATGCCATGGTCGCATATATATGGATTAGCAGTCACCATACACTTATTGACCTGCAATAAGTTAGTTGTATATCTGCCAAAATTTTCTAGTGATCGATATTTCGACGCCATTCAGAAATATAAGgtaattgtaatacaaaataattataagtattcattaaaaatcaGCTGAAATATAgcgataaaacaaaaataaacacgcaTCAAGCCtatagaaataaattgattCAACAAAGTTCAACGGGTTTTGTGAAATCGTTACGATGTCCTTCGGAATTTTTATTAGGTATTGTTCTGAGAATGTCAATTTGTGTGGTAATTTATTATGGTTGAGGAAAAATACGAACTATACAtgtatgaatattgttttaatgataaattggTGAAAATATGCTGCTGGCTAtttgataaaatgtattaaccacACTATAGAAGTATTATCTATATAGAGCGCAGTTTTTTTcaagtacttaagtacttaaataacattttttctataaaactgAATCAAATTATGATTACACTCctaagcaaaattttatattatggtagaaagagctatatgttttctttttcataaaaGACTAGTAAAAATGTTATGAGCAGAATTAACACATCTCAGATTATCTTAAGAACATGACGGCATCTGCAGTTAAGGAGCGAAAAAACCAGATGTGAATGACGGCGCGCTTTGAACAAAAAAGTTATGACTTATCACTTATGACTCATGTttcaaaatggaaaaaaataatgtggGGTTGAAAGCCAGTTCTTTTACGCAGTATTGTTctttagtttaattaattctaGGTACTCTATGGACtgtgaagaaaataaataaataattattaaaagaattaagTACTCAAAAAACCTATTTACATGTAAATTGAAATATGCcatcatatctatactattatataaagctgaagagtttgtttgtttgtttgtttgaacgcgctaatctcaggaactaccggtccaaactgaaaaatttatttttgcgttggatagccctttgttcgtggagtgctataggctatatatcatcacgctatacccaataggagcggagcagtaatggctaatctcaggaactaccggtccaaactgaaaaattctttttgcgttggatagccctttgttcgtggagtgctataggctatattgatatatagcctatagcacaccacgaacaaagggctataccgctatatcacgctataccgaataggagcggagcagtaatggctaatctcaggaactaccggtccaaactgaaaaaatatttttgcgttggatagccctttgttcgtggagtgctataggctatatatcatcacgctatacccaataggagcggagcagtaatggctaatctcaggaactaccgattcgaactgaaaaattatttttgtgttgaatagccctttattggtggagtgatataggctatatatcatcacgctatgaccaataggagcggagcagtaatgaaacatgttgcaaaaacggggacaatttattatttttgagagcttccgttgcgtgcgctgcgtaaacggttaaagttatgcaacaatgatgtatgacgggattgttcctcttaaaaagttctaaaaaatatattataaaacaaagtccccctcTGCATCCGTctacctgaacgtgttaaactcaaaaactacccaacgtattaagaggaaatttgttatggagacagtttgggaccctgggaagaacataggcttccgggaaactactacttttataacggtaaactttagcctgaaaaactttataacgcgagcggagccgcgggcaaaagctagtatatatatatacatgaccATATTCTTTCGATATTCACTATACtttaagattaaataaatttgcataTACTAAGGTGAGTTTAACAGTTAATGTCTACTTATTTCAGATAGAAGCTTTGTACACGGTTCCTCCAATTTTggtaataatatcaaaattgccAATCGTATCACAGTGGGACCTGTCCTCAATTAAAAGGATTTCGTGTGGCGCAGCGCCTCTGAGCGCAGAAACAACTCAAAGCGTCCTAGAACGGtaaatcaattatatatatttcaggCCATCATTATAATGAAAGTacgcaataataatttttatttataatttttataaaatatctacgtgatataaattataaaacagaagaaGTCATTGAACATTCGtgaaaaatctacaagttataagccattgaaatttggtacaaggggtgagtgtcaaaacACGGAAAAGGaacaaaatacttgcatgtgacgtcagcggccATTAggctgcgtgtgaaagaaagaAATGGAGAGATATCACCACTCCACTCCTGCatgtagcaatatttaaaatttgaattactacCTCCCagaaagatttcttttttgtactcattgctgttacacatttaaaaaagcacaaaatcaaatatagtc comes from the Manduca sexta isolate Smith_Timp_Sample1 chromosome 13, JHU_Msex_v1.0, whole genome shotgun sequence genome and includes:
- the LOC115451532 gene encoding 4-coumarate--CoA ligase 1; this encodes MITQGMVTGGPSLSIPAHLSFGQYVIDRLRSFCETNKDCLINYETGNKVTSKEFLKDIVSIATGLRKLQLKRGNTIGIFSENRNEYLAVVLGAVCCGATVTTINAIYKPDELKHALSIANPTVMFCSQSTLKNNLRVLKATPSIKTIIQFDGTPTETGIIRYKKIKMDANIWEFEPADVQGSSDTLFLQYSSGTTGLSKAVMLTHLNVLYAVACFDYGYIRECCSRILIAMPWSHIYGLAVTIHLLTCNKLVVYLPKFSSDRYFDAIQKYKIEALYTVPPILVIISKLPIVSQWDLSSIKRISCGAAPLSAETTQSVLERLPNCTGIIQGYGMTELSLGAIKCTDDLNSVNKPGSCGRPVPGVKIKVVNIETREILGPYMEGEICIKGPLVMKGYAGNATATKEIMDNEGYLKTGDIGYYDDDGYFFIVDRLKELIKYKGNQVAPAAIESTLLQHSCVADCGVVGAPDEAAGELPTAFIVLKPNVKPNKEDILQFTEQKLSPVSRLRGGIIFTNEIPKNPSGKILRRVLKQRLSQIK